The DNA region GAAGCCGGGCAATGTTATCCGCATCGAAACCAGCCAACGCAGTTCTACCGCTTCGTCTAAGCAAGATATAGCCAATATGGTACGTACCGTATTCGATATGGGAGGCGCCAAAGTTACTTTCGGTGAAGGTTATCCGGGCTGGAAACCTAATCCACACTCTGAAATACTGGAAATCGCCGTCGAGTCATACAAACGTTTATTCGGTGTAGATGCCAAGGTGAAAGCTATCCATGCCGGACTGGAATGCGGTCTGTTCCTCGATAAGTACCCGGCACTGGATATGATTTCCTTTGGTCCTACTTTGCAGGGTGTGCATTCTCCCGATGAACGGATGCTGATTCCTACAGTAGATAAGTTCTGGAAACACCTGCTGGATATCCTGGCTAATGTTCCCGTAAAGAGATAACCCACATCCCTTATTCCTCTTATACGGATGGTTAAAGGGGAGTATGTAAAAGATGGCATCTTTTGATGTAAAAGATGCCATCTTTCGTAACATAAGATGCCACCTTTCGCTGCAAAAGATGGCATCTTTTGCATAATAGCCTATAGAGATATAACTCCTTTCAATATACCATCGTCTCATCAAGGTAGTAAGATAAAAGCGACAGATATAATAAAGCGACAGAAATACCGTTATTTAGTAAAACCTACAGAACGTATGGTATGAAATCGAAAGCACTATACCTTATATATATATTCCCGATACTTTTCCTGTTGTCCTTTGCCGCCTGCGACGACATGGATGATTATTCGTCCGACCCGAAGCATACACTTTGGTTCTCACAGGACACGCTGCGTATGGACACCGTACTCACCGGCATTCCCACTTCCACCCGCCAACTGAAAGTTTACAATCCACATAAGAAGGCATTGCTGATATCTTCCATTATTCTTGCCGATGCCGGCAAATCCGGTTTCCGTATCAATGTGGATGGCATTAGGGGAGATCAATTCTCCGACATAGAAATTGCAGGAGAAGACAGCCTCTACATTTTTGTAGAAGCGACTCTGCCTCAGCAGGATAATGCAGACATCAGGTTGATAAAAGACTCTATCCTCTTTCAACTGAATGGCATCCGGCAAGAAGTTAAGCTACGGGCGTATGCACAGGATGCTTTTACTTTCCGGGGGAAAGTAATCGAGAAAGATACATTGATAGCCTCCCAACGGCCGATATTGATTTATGACAGTATCAGTGTAGCTCCGGATGCGCACTTAACGCTGGCGGCAGGTACCCGCCTGTATTTCCACGGCAAGGCTGGAATGCAGGTACACGGACGCTTATCTGTGACAGGCAGTTTATCCGCCCCGGTCGTTTTCCGGGGAGATCGCACCGACCGTATGTTCCCTTATCTTCCTTACGACCGGTTACCGGGACAATGGGGCGGCATACGATTCTACAAGAGCAG from Bacteroides sp. MSB163 includes:
- a CDS encoding choice-of-anchor Q domain-containing protein, translating into MKSKALYLIYIFPILFLLSFAACDDMDDYSSDPKHTLWFSQDTLRMDTVLTGIPTSTRQLKVYNPHKKALLISSIILADAGKSGFRINVDGIRGDQFSDIEIAGEDSLYIFVEATLPQQDNADIRLIKDSILFQLNGIRQEVKLRAYAQDAFTFRGKVIEKDTLIASQRPILIYDSISVAPDAHLTLAAGTRLYFHGKAGMQVHGRLSVTGSLSAPVVFRGDRTDRMFPYLPYDRLPGQWGGIRFYKSSYENHLVYADIHGGSFGIRCDSSMTDRKKLTLESSIIRQVSGNGLELISCQVVVGNSEISNAGENCVSLLGGDYTFTHCTLANYFSWNVRKGTTLQVRNEQDDMAYPLSSAIFRNCIIAGSGTDEINGGRSKNESIAFNYYFSHCLINSVKEENDKIVNVIWEKDDNFLLMDSRTQEYSFSLNEKSKAINLGKQEDAIAYPTDRNGNSRLQDTAPDAGCYEKSASKDE